The genomic stretch GGCGAACCGCTGCATGGGCATGGTGCGCTCGACGACACCTCGGCTCAGCCAGCCGGCCCCGGACCCGATGGCCAGGCAGGCGACGCTCAGCGCCACCACGCCCCAGTTGCGCATCGCGCCAAAGCCGGTCGCCGTGGGCCGGCGTGCCGCCCCGAGGATCGCTGCCGGAATCCGGCGCTGCGGCACCGGTTCGTTGAGCAACGGATCGAGCGCGCGGTGCAACTGCGCGTCCGTTTCGCGCCAAGCCGCAACTTCGGCCGCGGCACCGGGGTGCGCGGCAAGATAGGCCTCAACCTCAGCGCGGCGTGCCGCAGGCAGGCGGCCGTCGGCGTACGCATGGAGTTCGTCGATATGAATGGAATTGGAGGACATGGCGAGCCTCACTTCACGCGGTGCAGCGCCGTGCTGCCGCCGTCGCCGGGTGCCGAAAATACACCGGATGCAATGGGCGCCCCCTCAAGTGCCACACGCATCCGCTCGCGCGCACGCGACAGACGCGACATCACCGTACCGACCGGCACGCCCAGCACGTCGGCGGCTTCCTTGTAGGCGAACTGCTCCAGACCGACGAGCAGCAAGACCGCGCGCTGGTCTTCAGGCAGCGTCGCCAGCGCGCGCAGCAGATCGCGGCGCAACCCGGGGTCGTCGTCGACGGGGATCTCAGGGGGCGCATCGCTCAGCTCAAGCCGATCGGGCCGGCGCACGGCGTTCAGGTGCAACCGATGCATGATGGTCAGCAGCCAGGCAAACAGCCCATCACTCTCATCCTTGACTCCGATCTGGCCGATTTGGCCGATCGGGCCGAGCCGGGGGCGCAATTGGAAGCGCCAGCGGTACCGCCAGGCGCGTTCAAGTGTGTCCTGGAGGAGGTCGTCGGCGCGGCTCGCGTCACGCACGAGGCCGCGCGCGTGCCGGCGCAGGCGAGGGGTGAGTGCAATCAGCCGGCTGGCCAGATCGGACATGGAAGCGCGAGCGTGGGCGGCGTGCTTACGGCTTGGCGATGTGCCAAACGTTCATGAAGCCATCGCCGGTCTGGTCACCCGGCATCTTGTCCTTGGTCCAGAGGTAGAGCGGCTTGCCGCGGTAGGCCCACTGCTTCTTGCCGTCGTCGCGCGTGATGATGGTGTAATCGCCGGACGGCTTATCGGCATCGTTGGCGGCCAGCGGCGGCCAGTTGTCGGCGCACTTGCCATTGCAGGCGCTCTTCCCGGCCGTGGCGTCACGGTCGAACGTGTAAAGCGCCATGCCGTGCTCATCCGTGAGCGTGCCGTTGGTCACCTTAACGGCCGACGGCGTCGACGACGCCCCCATGCCCATGCCGCTGCAGCCTGCCAAACCGAATGCAGCGAGCAGCGCGGCGCCGGCCAACGCGGCGCGCGGATTGAACGACTTCTGGGAAGCTGCAGACTGGCTCATCTTCTTCTCCTTGGATGGAGAGGCGCGTCGATCGCGCCCTCACTGAGCAGTAAACACGCTAGGCGCGTCTTTATTCCAGTCTGCCGAGATTTTTTTGTGACTGACGGCTTACAGCTCGCCGTAGCTGTGCAGGCCCGAGAGGAACATGTTCACACCGAGGAAGGCGAACGTCGTCACCAACAGGCCGATCAGCGCCCACCAGGCCGCCATGCGACCACGCAGGCCCTTCATCAGGCGCATGTGCAGCCAGGCGGCGTAGTTCAGCCAAACGATCAGCGCCCAGGTTTCCTTCGGATCCCAGCTCCAGTAGCCGCCCCAGGCGTCAGCCGCCCACAGCGCGCCGAGAATCGTGGCGATCGTGAAGAACGCAAACCCAACGGTGATGGCCTTGTACATCACGTCGTCCAGCACCTCGAGGGACGGGAGCCGATCGGCCAGCACGCCGCGCTCCTTCAGAAGATAAGCCGAGCCCACCATGGCGGACAGGGCGAACGTGCCGTAACCGATGAAATTGGCCGGCACATGAATCTTCATCCACCAGCTCTGCAGTGCCGGTACCAGCGGCTGGATCTCCTGCGCGCTGCGCGACACCGTGTACCACAGCAGAAAGCCCACCGCCGCCGACACCACCAGCATCACGAAAGGCCCCAGCGCACGGGTCTTGTAACGCTGCTCGTAGTACAGATAGAACAGCGAGGTGATCAGCGTGAAGAGGATGAACACCTCGTACAGATTCGAGATGGGGATGTGGCCAATGTCTGCGCCCACCAGGTACGACTCGTACCACCGCACCAGCATGCCGGTCAGACCGAGGACCACCGCAGCCCAGCACAGCTTGCTGCCGATGGATCCACCCGCTTCCCAGCGCAGCAGCAGCCCCGTCCAAAAGAACAGGGTAGACAGGAAGATCAGCGCACTCATCCACAGGATGGCGGACTGGCTGGCAAGGAAATACTTGAGGAAGAAGGCGTGTTCAGCGCGGGCGAGATCCGGCCCATTGGCGCCAGCGTATTGCGAGATGCCGAACAGCGACAACACGGCGATGCCGATCATCAGCACGCGCACCGGCTTCCACGTCCAGCCCAGCCATGCGAAGGCAGGCACTGCGGCAACGAGAATGCCGCGCTCGTAGCCGTCCATGTACGCACCATACCGCGAGAAGGCGTAATCCGCGCCGGCAGCCAGCATTGCAGCAAACAGCCAGTCAAACCAGCCCAGGCGGCGGAAATACGACGGGCGCTGCAGCGCACCCAGATCAGCGCTCGCCACGGTCGGTTGGGGATTGGTCGCTTCCATCACCTGCTCACTTCGTTGGTTTTGGGGTCGACGCTCGCTGCACCAGCGGCATCGGGTGCGGCGGGGGCGCCTGCCGCGGCGCGGATATCGTGCTTGAGGCGCTCGAACTCGCGGTCGAAGTCGAGCGTGCGGCGCATGGTCGACATGGCGGTCAGCACATGTGCGCCGGAGGCGCTTTCGTTGGCCTGGCCGGATTGCGGCCGGATCCACAGCCACCAGCGGCGCTCTCGCACGTAGAACATGGAAAACACGCCCAGCACCAGCAGCAGCGACCCAAGATACACGATGTTTTTGCCCGGCGCACGCGTGAGCTGGAAGACGCTGGCCTGCACCTGCTGGAAGTCGCTCAACTGCAGATAGACCGGCGCCCCATAGAAGACATTGTCCGACAGCGCGTTGATGGCGCTCTGCAACCACTGGCTGCTCGCGGCATCGACGGTTGGCGCAGGCTGCCCGTCCTGGGCGCGGGCCAATTGCCACAGTTCCCACATGGAACTGTTGATGATCTTCATCAGCACATCGGCGGCCTTCTCACGCTCGCCTTCGGGCACCGATTTCTGCAGGAACGTGGCCACTGCGGCAAAGCCGCCCTGTGCACCTGCGGAGCCATCCTTCACGTCCGCGGCACCGGCAAAGAGATCGAGCGCGCGACGGGCGCTTTCCATCAACTGGTTGCGCAGTTCCGCGCGGTCTTCGCCCGGCATGGAGAGCAGCGCAAACCGGCGCGCCGCTTCGCCGCGCATCGCCGGATTCTGCAGCGCGGCGCGCAGGCGCATCCAGTCGGCCACGGTGCCTTGCGCATCGGCAGGAATGCGCAGATAGCGGAATGGCTCGTCCGGCTGTGAGCGCATGCCGGCCAGAAACACCGATTGCCCGTCGAGCGTGACGGGCAGCATGTAGTTGCTGAACTCGTGTGCCTGGCCGTTGGCGTCGCGCAGCTTGTACTGCACCGACGGACCGACGTTGCGCAGGTCGCGGTCGCGCGTCATCTTGGTAACGTTGCCCAGCTCCGCGCGCAGACCGTTTTCCGCGCCGCCCTTTTTGCCGACGCCGCGTGCGTCCTGCTTGCCCGAGGCGTCGGTCACCGTTTCCACATTCATCAGGCGGAAGTCGGAGAACTCGACCGTGTAGTCGCCGCCCTTGCCGGTGAGCTTCGAGCTTTCGCCGACGACGCCCGACATGTCGAACGTCTTGGCGTTGTCGCCGTGCATCGGATAGCCGATCAACTTCAGTTTCGAGCCGCCATCTTCAAAGCTCGACTGATAGATCGCCACGCCGTCATACACAAACGGCTTGTTCACCTCCACGCGCGCAGCGGTCTGCTTGCCGGTGCGGCGGTCGGTCACGACGATGTCGCTGGCGAACAGCTTGGGCATGCCGGTCGAATAATGCTCGACGGTGAACTTCTTGAGCGTGATCGTGAACGGCAGATCCTGGATCAGGGCGCCATCCGCGATGTTCAAAATCGCCGTGCTGACGGTCGAACCTTCCGGCACGAACGCATTACCGCGAAAGCCCGGGTTCGATGTCGACAGCCGATGCTCCGGGCCGATGTCGCTGATGACGGCATTGCCCTTGATGGGCGACTTGCCGCCAAACCACATCTGCGCGCGGATCATCATGTCGCCGTCCAGCAGCCCGCCGATACAGATCACGACGATGGCCGTATGCGCCAGGATGTAGCCGATCTTGTTGCCCGCCCCTGCCTTTGCCGTGATGAGCGTGGCCCCACCATCGCGCGCAAACGCCTTGATGCGGAAGCCGCGGTTCTGCGCAAGCGCGGCCAGGCGTGCGGTCACGGTGGCGATATCGACGGGGGAATCAAATTCGTCACGGTGATGGAACGCGCGCAGGCTGCCTTCGCGCACGTTCTCGCGCCAGGCGCGCATGTCGGCCAGCATCTTGGGCGCGTTGCGCACGATGCACAGCGACGTCGACACCACCAGGAATGCCAGGATCAGCAGAAACCACCACGCGCTATAGACGGTCGGCAGGGTCAGCGATCGGAATACGTCGGCCCAGAACGGCCCGAATTGGTTGACGTAGTTCGGGTACGGATCGTTCTGCTTGAGCACCGTGCCGATCACGCTGGCGATGGCGATCACCGTCAGCAGGCTGATCGCAAAACGCATCGACGACAGCAGCTCGACCGTTTCGCGCAACGCGCGACGGCGGGAGCGGATCTGGACGCCGGAAGTGGAGACCGAAGACATGCGGGGAAAAAACCTGTTCAGAAACGAAAACAGGGTGGCGATGCCAGGCGCATTGCCACCCTGTTCTTCTTATTGATTGTGCGGCCGTCACATGACAGCCGGGTGCGGCAGATTAGCGCAGGCCAGCAATGTAGTCGGCCACCGCCTTGATCTGCTGGGCCGTCATGCGACCGGCCAGGTCGTGCATCTGTACGCTGTTCTTGCGAGCGCCGCTCTGGAAGGCCACCAGTTGAGCCTCCGTGTATTCAGAGAACTGACCTGCGATACGCGGATACTGCGCCGGGATGCCAGCACCCGTCGGACCGTGACAGCCTGCGCACGCTGCGATACCGCGCTTGGCGTCCCCGCCGCGATACAGCTTCTGGCCCAGCTCGATCGTGTCCTTGCTCTTGGCCGAACCCGGCTTCCAGGCCGGTTGCTTGCCCAGGTAGGCCCCGATGTCCTTCATGTCCTGATCCGACAGCGCGCTGGCATACAGCGACATGACCGGGTGGTTGCGATCAGTCTTTGCCTTGAAATCCTTGAGCTGCTTTTCGACGTATTCGGCGTGCTGGCCGGCCAGCTTCGGGTTGACGTTCATGGCGCTGTTGCCGCCGGCGCCGTGACAGCTGGTACATGCGGGCACGCCATTGGCCGGCACACCGTTGTTGAAGATCGTTTCGCCGCGCGCGGCGTCGGCCTTGGCGACTTTTTGCTCTTCGGCATGGACCACGGAAAAGGCCGATGCCAGGGACAGCGCTGCGACAGCAAAAACGTTCGCGATGCGGTTCATTCGCACACCTTGTTTAGATTGTTTTCGAATGCTGCGTGCGCCGCCCTATGCGGGACCCTGCGGCGCCGGGCGCCCCCTCCTCCTCGTGCCGGATCAGCGCATGAAAACGGACCGGCCCGGGCCTCGGGGCGGTCCTGCGACGGATCTGGTGGGGACGTCCGTAAACCGGCGTATTGTACAATAACACCTCTGCAATGCGACCTCGCGGCGCAGCAACCACGCAGTTCTGAACTGCAGTTTACAGGTACTGCCGCGCATGTCGCTCCTGCATCAAGCCCGTTTCTTCATCACCGTCAATCATCTGCGTGATTTACCGGCGACCGCCGTGCCGGAAGTCGCATTTGCGGGCCGCTCCAACGCAGGCAAATCGACCGCAATCAATATCCTGTGCAATCAGAAGCGGCTGGCTTTTTCCAGCAAGACGCCCGGCCGCACGCAGCACATCAACTATTTCTCGGTGATGCCTGCCAAGGCGGAAGACCCACTCGGCTTCCTGGTCGACCTGCCCGGTTACGGCTATGCCGAAGCACCCGGCGAGACCAAATCGCACTGGGTTCATCTGCTCGGCGACTACGTCCAGGCGCGCCAGCAACTCGCCGGGCTCGTTATCATGATGGACGCGCGCCGGCCGTTTACCGACCTCGATTGCCAGATGGTCGAGTGGTTCCTGCCGACAGGCAAGCCGATCCACGTGCTGCTCACGAAGGCGGACAAGTTGACCAACAACGACGCCTCGCGCGCGCTCATGGCGGCACGCAAGGTGCTGGCCGATTACCGTGCGCAGATCGACGGTGATGTGTCGCTGACGGTGCAG from Ralstonia pickettii encodes the following:
- the yihA gene encoding ribosome biogenesis GTP-binding protein YihA/YsxC; the encoded protein is MSLLHQARFFITVNHLRDLPATAVPEVAFAGRSNAGKSTAINILCNQKRLAFSSKTPGRTQHINYFSVMPAKAEDPLGFLVDLPGYGYAEAPGETKSHWVHLLGDYVQARQQLAGLVIMMDARRPFTDLDCQMVEWFLPTGKPIHVLLTKADKLTNNDASRALMAARKVLADYRAQIDGDVSLTVQLFSSLKRRGIEEAQRIVAGWLCLPEALEPQPQAEQAKKTPSPNAQRG
- a CDS encoding cytochrome c biogenesis protein ResB gives rise to the protein MSSVSTSGVQIRSRRRALRETVELLSSMRFAISLLTVIAIASVIGTVLKQNDPYPNYVNQFGPFWADVFRSLTLPTVYSAWWFLLILAFLVVSTSLCIVRNAPKMLADMRAWRENVREGSLRAFHHRDEFDSPVDIATVTARLAALAQNRGFRIKAFARDGGATLITAKAGAGNKIGYILAHTAIVVICIGGLLDGDMMIRAQMWFGGKSPIKGNAVISDIGPEHRLSTSNPGFRGNAFVPEGSTVSTAILNIADGALIQDLPFTITLKKFTVEHYSTGMPKLFASDIVVTDRRTGKQTAARVEVNKPFVYDGVAIYQSSFEDGGSKLKLIGYPMHGDNAKTFDMSGVVGESSKLTGKGGDYTVEFSDFRLMNVETVTDASGKQDARGVGKKGGAENGLRAELGNVTKMTRDRDLRNVGPSVQYKLRDANGQAHEFSNYMLPVTLDGQSVFLAGMRSQPDEPFRYLRIPADAQGTVADWMRLRAALQNPAMRGEAARRFALLSMPGEDRAELRNQLMESARRALDLFAGAADVKDGSAGAQGGFAAVATFLQKSVPEGEREKAADVLMKIINSSMWELWQLARAQDGQPAPTVDAASSQWLQSAINALSDNVFYGAPVYLQLSDFQQVQASVFQLTRAPGKNIVYLGSLLLVLGVFSMFYVRERRWWLWIRPQSGQANESASGAHVLTAMSTMRRTLDFDREFERLKHDIRAAAGAPAAPDAAGAASVDPKTNEVSR
- a CDS encoding RNA polymerase sigma factor — translated: MSDLASRLIALTPRLRRHARGLVRDASRADDLLQDTLERAWRYRWRFQLRPRLGPIGQIGQIGVKDESDGLFAWLLTIMHRLHLNAVRRPDRLELSDAPPEIPVDDDPGLRRDLLRALATLPEDQRAVLLLVGLEQFAYKEAADVLGVPVGTVMSRLSRARERMRVALEGAPIASGVFSAPGDGGSTALHRVK
- the ccsB gene encoding c-type cytochrome biogenesis protein CcsB — encoded protein: MEATNPQPTVASADLGALQRPSYFRRLGWFDWLFAAMLAAGADYAFSRYGAYMDGYERGILVAAVPAFAWLGWTWKPVRVLMIGIAVLSLFGISQYAGANGPDLARAEHAFFLKYFLASQSAILWMSALIFLSTLFFWTGLLLRWEAGGSIGSKLCWAAVVLGLTGMLVRWYESYLVGADIGHIPISNLYEVFILFTLITSLFYLYYEQRYKTRALGPFVMLVVSAAVGFLLWYTVSRSAQEIQPLVPALQSWWMKIHVPANFIGYGTFALSAMVGSAYLLKERGVLADRLPSLEVLDDVMYKAITVGFAFFTIATILGALWAADAWGGYWSWDPKETWALIVWLNYAAWLHMRLMKGLRGRMAAWWALIGLLVTTFAFLGVNMFLSGLHSYGEL
- a CDS encoding c-type cytochrome, which gives rise to MNRIANVFAVAALSLASAFSVVHAEEQKVAKADAARGETIFNNGVPANGVPACTSCHGAGGNSAMNVNPKLAGQHAEYVEKQLKDFKAKTDRNHPVMSLYASALSDQDMKDIGAYLGKQPAWKPGSAKSKDTIELGQKLYRGGDAKRGIAACAGCHGPTGAGIPAQYPRIAGQFSEYTEAQLVAFQSGARKNSVQMHDLAGRMTAQQIKAVADYIAGLR
- a CDS encoding COG4315 family predicted lipoprotein, producing MSQSAASQKSFNPRAALAGAALLAAFGLAGCSGMGMGASSTPSAVKVTNGTLTDEHGMALYTFDRDATAGKSACNGKCADNWPPLAANDADKPSGDYTIITRDDGKKQWAYRGKPLYLWTKDKMPGDQTGDGFMNVWHIAKP